The Candidatus Cloacimonadota bacterium genome contains the following window.
TCGAGTTCTTGTTAGCTCCAACTGTTCCATCAGAACCAAGACCCCAGAATTTACAACTGATAGTTCCTTCGGGAAGTGTGTTTATGTGTTCTTTTACATCAATAGATTTTTTGCTGACATCATCTGTAATTCCTACAGTAAAACCATGGAAACCATCATTATCCAGATGATCGTAAACAGCTTTGACCATAGAAGGAGTGAATTCCTTGGAAGAAAGTCCATAACGTCCACCGATGATTTCAAGATCTTTCTTATCTTTGAGAGCTGTAACTACATCCAGATAAAGCGGTTCTCCTAATGACCCTGGTTCTTTAGTTCTATCCAGAACTGCAATTTTCTTAACGCTGCCTGGAATTGTATCGATAAAAGCTTTTGCTGAGAATGGACGGTAAAGACGAACTTTGATCAGACCGAGTTTTTCTCCATTATCATTGAGTTTATTAATAGTTTCTTCAATTGTATCAACTGCAGAACCCATCGCGATGATGATCTTATCAGCATCTTTGGCTCCCACATAATCGAAAAGATGATATTGGCGATTAATTACTTTGGCAACTTTGTCCATGTATTCCTGAACGATTCCGGGAGTTGCATCGTACATATTGTTAGTAGTTTCACGTCCCTGGAAATAAACATCAGGATTTTGAGCTCCCACTTTTACGCGTGGATTTTCAGGATTCATGGCACGATTGCGGAAATCTTCTACATATTTCATTTCAACTAATTCTTTGATCGTGTCAAAATCGATTTGTTCGATCTTCTGAATCTCGTGTGAATTTCTGAATCCGTCAAAGAAATTCAGGAATGGAACGCTGGATTTCAAAGTAGCAAGATGAGAAACTATTCCCAGATCCATAATTTCCTGGATCGAGCCGACTGCCATTAAAGCAAAACCTGTGTTTCTTGCACTCATCACATCAGAATGATCTCCAAAGATCGAAAGTGACTGAGCAGCTAAAGAGCGTGCTGACACATGAAATACAGTCGGTAGCATTTCACCGGCAATCTTATGCATATTCGGAAGCATCAGCATAAGACCTTGTGATGCTGTATAAGTAGTTGTGAATGCACCACCGGAAAGTGATCCGTGTACTGCTCCAGCAGCTCCTGCTTCGGATTGCATTTCTACCACATCCACAGTTTGACCGAAAATATTCTTCAAACCATTTGCAGCCCAGGCATCTGTGTATTCTCCCATGGGAGATGAAGGGGTGATGGGATAAATGGCTGCTACTTCACTGAAGGCATAGGCTACATGAGCTGCAGCGGAATTGCCATCCATTGTGACTTTTTTGAATTGTTTCATAATTACTCCCTTATTTTTATTTATTAATATTACAATTTTGTTCCAAATTTACGCAGCTGGTTTTGAAGTCAATAAATTATTCTATTTGTTTATTTTAACCTATTTTGTTCTAATTCGTTGTATCATCCAGGCTATAAAATACACACCCAATCCGACGAAATACATGTAATATCTTTGTGAATGATCGATATTGAATAACTTGGTCAAGACAGCAGGATAGAAAAGGATAAGTGATGAAATCAGAAATAGTGGAATTTCATACCATTTATTTCTGGTTAGAAACCAGCCCTGAACTGCGTTTGTAAAAGCAAAAGCTGCAAATACTGCCATCACGAAGATAAGTAAAATCTGAAATATATTGGTGATGTTGTAAAGAACAAGTTCTGGATTGAAGACAAACATAAAAGGAATTACTGCCGTTCGCAGATCGTAGATAAAACCCTGAATCCCTGTTTTTATGGGATCAGATTTAGCAATAGCTGCTGCTGTATACGCTGCCAGCCCAACCGGTGGAGTATCATCGGCTAAAATACCAAAATAGAAACAGAATAAATGAGCAGAAATAGCTGGAATTGGATTGATCGAATAAATCGCACTCAATTTGATGATCACAGGAACCGTGATCGAAGCCATTACGATATATGTTGCAGTAGTTGGAAGTCCCATTCCCAGGATCAAACTGGCAATGGCTGTAATTATTAGAAGTAGAAAGATATTCCCACCAGAAATCGTTTCTACTATCTGCACGATCATGCTGCCGATTCCCAACGTTACAATTCCTACTACAATCCCAGCAGTCGCAGTTGCCAAGGCTACTGAAAGCATATTCATCGAACCTGCTTTCATACCGTTTGCCACCATTTTTAAAGATGACTTCAATGCTATTAAAATACCTTCATTATTCCGTAAAGCTAATGTGATTTCCTTTATAATAACAACTACAATCAGAGCTAAAATAGCATTGAATGCTGCTAATTTTGGTGTATGCCGAGTAATGATGAGTTCCCAGATAAGAATAATAAGTGGAATTAAATAAAAGAATCCTTTTTTCAAAACTTCCACAAAGACTGGTATGTCTGGTTTGGGAAGTCCTTTCATTCTGAGTTTTGATGCTTCCAGATGTGTAATATAAAAAAGTGCAAAATACGATACAATTGCTGGAACTGCTGCGGCTTTGATAACTTCCAGATACGAAACTCCCAGATATTCCGCAATAATAAATGCTGCTGCTCCCATTATCGGTGGCATCAGTTGACCGTTCGTGCTGGCTGCTACTTCTGTTGCTGCTGCTATCTTGCTGGGATAACCAACCTTTTTCATGAGTGGAATTGTGAACGTTCCTGTAGTAACAACATTGGCAATACTGGAACCAGAAACTAATCCTGTGAGTCCGCTGGAAACAACTGCAGCTTTGGCAGGACCACCTTTATATTTTCCCAAAAGAGAAATTGCCAGATCATTGAAGAAATAACCAGCTCCTACCTTTTCCAGCATCGATCCTAAAAGCACAAATAGAAAAACTGTGTTTGCAGACACATCCAACGGAATACCATAAATTCCTTCTGTGGAGAGAACTATCTGGCTTATATATTTGGTAATTGAAACACCTTTGAAGGCAAAAACTGCCGGCATGTAAGGTCCCAGAAAAGCATACAAAGTAAATAATACGGCAATAATAGAAAGTGCCGGCCCGATAATTCTGCGAGCTGCTTCCAAAATAATGAGCACAAGTATTACACTAATAATGACATCTCGTAAAATCGGTCTGCCGGCTCGCATGGAAATTCCTGTCCAATCAAATACAATGTAGAGAACTGCCAAAATACCGATTATTGCAAGGAGCCAATCATAATAAGGGATTTTTTTCTTTGTATAAGAAATCACTCCTTTTTTCTTTTTGAACGGAACCGTGAGGAATACCAGCAAAACTGCAAATGCTAAATGTATGGTTCGAACAATTAAGCTATCCAAAATTATAAACTTAGGCAATATCAGCTGAAATATTGCCCATGAAACAGCAACTAAATAAATTAAATTTTTATTAATTTTTTTCATATTAGCGCAGACTTCTTATTTGAAGCTTTTTATTGTCAACTCAAAAGGTCTTCTCGCATCTCCGAAAAATATTTTTTTTCCGTAAACAATAAAAAGCACTATAATTTCATTTTTTCCAAGCCCATGAATTTTTAACCTGTGAAATCAATTCAATTTCACTGGGTTACTCATGGGAATTTATCAACATAAAATCATTCATATCAACCATTTAATGGTTTCCAGCTTAGGTAAACGCTTAAAACCGTTATCCGATATATTTCTCGCATCAGATTCCCACGAATGAATCCCTGGGCTATACTGGATTCGATTTTGGAGGACAGATTAGTAATAATTTAATTATTTACCCCTCTCCGGCAACAGCCGGATCTCCCCTCAAACAGGGGAGAAAATTTGGAAAACCCCGATGCAGAGCAGCGAGGATTTTTTTCGATTAGATTAGGTTTATATCATCCAAATTTTTCGGGGGATTTAAGAAAAGGCCTTAAAAAAAAATAACTCCCAATCTTTCAACTGGGAGTTATAAATTTTTATAAGTTATCTATTACATCAAACCTGCTTCTTTGTAATATTTTAAAGCTCCTTTGTGAATTGGAGCAGAAAGACCTTCCAGCATATTGGTTTTATTTAATACTTTGTAAGCAGGATGAAGTGTTTTAAATTCTTCCAGATTTTCGAAAACTTCTTTGGTCATAGCATAAACGATGTTTTCACTTTCAGATTCAGAAGTTACAAATGTAGCTTTAACTCCAAGTGTTACAATATCTTTTTCATTCAATGCATTGGGATAGAATTCTGCTGGAATTATGGATTTTGCATAATAAGAATGAGATTTCAATAGCTTATCGATTTCCTCACCAATCAAGGGAATGATCTTCACTTTCAAGCGGCCGGAAGTAGCTTCTTTTATGTTTCCATTGGGATGACCGACTGTGTAGAAAAATGCATCTATTCTGCCGTCTTGCAGAAGTCCTGGAGCTTCAATAGCTTTCACATATTCTGCATTGATATCGTCTACAGTAAGTCCCAGAGCTTTTAGTACATCCAGAGAATTCTGCAATTGACCCGATCCTGGATTTCCCAGATTTATTCGTTTACCTTTCAAATCATCGACTGTGATAATCCCACTTTTTTCGGATGCCATCAGTGTGATCGATTCGGGATGAATGGCAAATACAGCTCGCAAAGTTGTCTGTTTACCCTGCTCTTTCCATTCCGCCAAACCATTATATGCTTGAAATTGGCGGTCAGATTGAGCAATTCCAAAATCAAGATCACTGCTGAGAACAGCATTGATGTTATATACTGATCCTGGTGTCGACTCAACAGTTGCTTTGATGTGGTACTCACTTGCTTTCTGATTGATCATCCTGCTTATCGCTCCACCTGTAGGATAATAAACTCCTGTAACTCCACCTGTTCCTATCGTTACAAATCTTGTTTGCTTAGATGTACAGCTGATCAAGATCAGTGCTACCAAAAATAAAACTGTAATTGTTTTAAATCTCATTAATTTTCTCCCTCTGTTTTTTCATCATCTAATTCTTTTTTCTGTTCCAATTTCTGCTCCAATTTCTGTTCCAATTGCAATCTCAGATATTCAAATTGATTTTCTTTAATTTCTGCTGTCCCGATTTTTTTTCTTAAATTATCTATCTGTTTCTGAATCAGGAATTTTTGTGCTGCTGAACTCATAATCTGTAATTCATTTAAGAAATACCAACTTACTAATAGCTGTCCTTCTTTTTCGTAAACATCTGCCAAACCGGAAAGTATTTCATTCCTTTTTGGATGGTCGGGATATTCCTTATAAAGCTTTAAGAGAGCGTTCTTAGCAATCCCAAACCGGTCTACAGAATAATTTGCCAGATAATAGAAGAAAAGGGCATCAGCGTTATAAATGGAATCATTTAAAGCAACGATAGGACTGAGCGTATTGATCGCTTCATCATATTTTTGCAGAAATAACTGATTTGTAGCTATTTTCATCTGCATGGGAATCTGACGAGGATAATCAGTTTCCTTCAAAATCGTAGAATAAACATCATTTGCTTCATTAAAAAGTTGATTCTCTTCATAAATATCAGCCATAATCAAAAGGAACTTTGCCAGTATTTCATTATCATCAATTGAATTCAAATAACCAGAAAGCAGTGTAATTGCTTCCATTGCAGGCAATTGTTCCAGCACAAACTTGAATTCAGTTTCGATTTTGGTAAATAGAGAATCCGGTCGATGCTTTTTCATAGCCATATTAAAATTATCAGCTGCTCCTTTCCAATCCTGTTTTCCTTTGAGAGCTTTTCCTTTGAAGTAATAAAGAGAATCGGTAGGATTTACCATGATATAATCCAAATAAGTTAGCGCAAGGTCATATTCCTGCTCATTCAGGTAAAATTTGATCAATTCATAGTAATAATCAATATTTTCATCTAGGAATGTATCCGCAGCTTGAATATCTAAAAAATCATTCTCTTCCAAATCTTCCTGAGCTGAAAGAATTGAAACTGAAATAATCAGTATTAGAAAAATACATTTAGCTATTTTGTTCGAAAGCATATAACGCCGCTCCCAATGCTCCTGTTATCAATGAATTTTCCGGTGATTCAATTTCTACATTTAAGACTTGGGCAATACTTCTTCTCATACCCAAATT
Protein-coding sequences here:
- a CDS encoding TRAP transporter permease, with translation MKKINKNLIYLVAVSWAIFQLILPKFIILDSLIVRTIHLAFAVLLVFLTVPFKKKKGVISYTKKKIPYYDWLLAIIGILAVLYIVFDWTGISMRAGRPILRDVIISVILVLIILEAARRIIGPALSIIAVLFTLYAFLGPYMPAVFAFKGVSITKYISQIVLSTEGIYGIPLDVSANTVFLFVLLGSMLEKVGAGYFFNDLAISLLGKYKGGPAKAAVVSSGLTGLVSGSSIANVVTTGTFTIPLMKKVGYPSKIAAATEVAASTNGQLMPPIMGAAAFIIAEYLGVSYLEVIKAAAVPAIVSYFALFYITHLEASKLRMKGLPKPDIPVFVEVLKKGFFYLIPLIILIWELIITRHTPKLAAFNAILALIVVVIIKEITLALRNNEGILIALKSSLKMVANGMKAGSMNMLSVALATATAGIVVGIVTLGIGSMIVQIVETISGGNIFLLLIITAIASLILGMGLPTTATYIVMASITVPVIIKLSAIYSINPIPAISAHLFCFYFGILADDTPPVGLAAYTAAAIAKSDPIKTGIQGFIYDLRTAVIPFMFVFNPELVLYNITNIFQILLIFVMAVFAAFAFTNAVQGWFLTRNKWYEIPLFLISSLILFYPAVLTKLFNIDHSQRYYMYFVGLGVYFIAWMIQRIRTK
- a CDS encoding TAXI family TRAP transporter solute-binding subunit; amino-acid sequence: MRFKTITVLFLVALILISCTSKQTRFVTIGTGGVTGVYYPTGGAISRMINQKASEYHIKATVESTPGSVYNINAVLSSDLDFGIAQSDRQFQAYNGLAEWKEQGKQTTLRAVFAIHPESITLMASEKSGIITVDDLKGKRINLGNPGSGQLQNSLDVLKALGLTVDDINAEYVKAIEAPGLLQDGRIDAFFYTVGHPNGNIKEATSGRLKVKIIPLIGEEIDKLLKSHSYYAKSIIPAEFYPNALNEKDIVTLGVKATFVTSESESENIVYAMTKEVFENLEEFKTLHPAYKVLNKTNMLEGLSAPIHKGALKYYKEAGLM